In a single window of the Amycolatopsis sp. cg5 genome:
- a CDS encoding ArsR/SmtB family transcription factor, whose amino-acid sequence MSAPIEAVLQALADPVRLRMVRQLAEREGEISCSGFDVTVTKSTLTHHLRTLREAGVIQARQQGTTRFNSLRRNDLDLAFPGLLDAILAAPAHDHQASGQPHPISG is encoded by the coding sequence ATGAGCGCACCGATCGAAGCCGTCTTGCAGGCATTGGCCGACCCGGTCCGGCTCAGGATGGTGCGGCAGCTCGCCGAGCGGGAAGGCGAGATCTCGTGCAGCGGATTCGACGTGACGGTGACCAAGTCCACACTCACCCATCACCTGCGCACACTGCGCGAAGCGGGTGTCATCCAGGCACGGCAGCAGGGCACCACGAGATTCAACTCGTTGCGGCGCAACGATCTTGACCTCGCGTTTCCCGGGCTGCTCGACGCGATCCTGGCCGCGCCCGCGCACGATCACCAGGCGAGTGGGCAGCCTCACCCGATATCGGGATGA
- a CDS encoding DUF3017 domain-containing protein, with the protein MSVVTPKRTRLTQLPFAAVLLIVAVAALRIGQYHWRQGGALIGAALLVGAILRAVLSDEQAGLLAIRGKAVDCLTYSGLATLMLFVTFTITGGPLD; encoded by the coding sequence GTGAGTGTCGTGACGCCCAAGCGCACCCGGCTGACGCAGCTGCCGTTCGCGGCGGTGCTGCTGATCGTCGCCGTCGCGGCGCTGCGGATCGGGCAGTACCACTGGCGGCAGGGCGGGGCGCTGATCGGTGCCGCGCTGCTGGTCGGCGCGATATTGCGGGCGGTGCTGTCCGATGAGCAGGCCGGCCTGCTGGCGATCAGGGGCAAGGCCGTCGACTGCCTGACCTACTCCGGCCTTGCCACCCTGATGCTGTTCGTGACCTTCACGATCACCGGCGGGCCGCTCGACTAG
- a CDS encoding alpha/beta hydrolase — MTANPHNLALEPAAQAFAEATDNPPYLFELDPSEGRKAVDEVQSGEIAKPVVDIEDLTVPGGPKVRIFRPANTSGPLPVIVYLHGAGWVFGNAHTHDRLVRELAAGTGAAVVFPEYSLSPEARYPVAIEENYAAAKWVAEHGAEHGFDTTRIAIAGDSVGGNMTAAVTLLAKQRGDVTFRQQVLFYPVTDANFDTESYLRFAEGYFLGREGMKWFWDQYTTDPAQRAEITASPLRASLDELAGLPPALVVTGEADVLRDEGEAYAAKLRQAGVAVTAVRYQGIIHDFVMLNALRETHAAEAAITQAITTLKKALSL, encoded by the coding sequence ATGACCGCCAACCCGCACAACCTCGCCCTGGAACCCGCCGCGCAGGCCTTCGCCGAGGCCACCGACAACCCGCCCTACCTGTTCGAGCTGGATCCGTCCGAAGGTCGCAAGGCGGTCGACGAGGTGCAGTCGGGCGAAATCGCGAAACCGGTAGTCGACATCGAGGACCTGACCGTTCCCGGTGGCCCGAAGGTTCGGATCTTCCGCCCGGCGAACACGAGCGGCCCACTGCCGGTCATCGTGTACCTGCACGGCGCGGGCTGGGTCTTCGGCAACGCGCACACGCACGACCGGCTCGTCCGCGAACTCGCGGCAGGCACGGGAGCCGCGGTGGTCTTCCCCGAGTACAGCCTCTCCCCCGAAGCCCGCTACCCCGTCGCGATCGAAGAGAACTACGCCGCGGCGAAGTGGGTCGCCGAGCACGGCGCCGAGCACGGCTTCGACACCACTCGCATCGCGATCGCGGGCGACTCCGTCGGCGGCAACATGACCGCGGCCGTCACCCTGCTCGCCAAGCAGCGCGGCGACGTGACGTTCCGGCAGCAGGTGCTGTTCTACCCGGTGACCGACGCGAACTTCGACACCGAGTCGTACCTGCGCTTCGCCGAGGGCTACTTCCTGGGCCGTGAGGGCATGAAGTGGTTCTGGGACCAGTACACGACCGACCCGGCCCAGCGCGCGGAGATCACCGCGTCGCCGCTGCGCGCGAGCCTCGACGAGCTCGCCGGGCTGCCGCCCGCCCTCGTCGTCACCGGCGAGGCCGACGTGTTGCGTGACGAGGGCGAGGCGTACGCCGCGAAGCTGCGCCAGGCGGGTGTCGCGGTGACCGCGGTGCGCTATCAAGGCATCATCCACGACTTCGTGATGCTGAACGCGCTGCGCGAGACTCACGCTGCCGAAGCAGCGATCACTCAAGCGATCACGACGCTTAAGAAGGCGCTCAGTCTCTGA
- a CDS encoding MFS transporter — MSAPPRTAVLALGTFAVGTSGYVVAGLLPALVTELAVSPSTAAQLVTAFAIAYAIGSPLFAAATGRWERRRLLVVALGVTALGNALAAVVSGFEPLLAARVVTAIGAAVFTPAASAVAAELTAPEHRGRAVALVFGGLTIATILGVPLGSLLSQHFGYRVVFALVAAFSLLGAVAVGMVLPKVAPPPPVRLAERFTAAADPRVLAMMGATVLGCLAAFSVYTFIAPVLAETTGVHGTAVSLLLFCYGIGGAIGNWLGGRVTDRWGPRRPLLTVFAATTLVLATLPLASTTIAGAAVILFLWGLCTWSVNPPIQSRLIELSPRQTGLVLSLNASAIYLGVGLSGLVGGAVLHTAGPRLLPEAAALLTTLALLVVLLGFRRHPTPTPTPEPAPA, encoded by the coding sequence ATGTCAGCTCCACCACGCACCGCGGTACTGGCCTTGGGCACCTTCGCGGTCGGCACCAGCGGATACGTCGTCGCCGGGCTCCTGCCCGCGCTGGTGACGGAGCTCGCTGTGTCCCCGTCGACGGCCGCTCAGCTGGTCACGGCCTTCGCCATCGCGTACGCCATCGGCTCCCCGCTGTTCGCGGCCGCCACCGGGCGCTGGGAGAGGCGCCGCCTGCTGGTCGTCGCGCTCGGCGTCACGGCACTCGGCAACGCGCTGGCCGCGGTCGTGTCCGGCTTCGAGCCACTGCTCGCGGCCCGCGTGGTCACCGCGATCGGCGCCGCCGTGTTCACGCCTGCCGCCAGTGCCGTCGCGGCCGAGCTCACCGCTCCCGAGCACCGCGGCCGCGCGGTCGCGCTGGTGTTCGGCGGCCTGACGATCGCCACCATCCTCGGCGTACCGCTGGGCAGCCTGCTGTCCCAGCACTTCGGCTACCGCGTGGTCTTCGCGCTGGTCGCCGCCTTCTCCTTGCTGGGTGCGGTGGCCGTCGGCATGGTGCTGCCCAAGGTCGCCCCGCCGCCACCGGTCCGCCTGGCCGAGCGCTTCACCGCGGCCGCCGACCCCCGCGTCCTCGCGATGATGGGCGCCACGGTCCTCGGCTGCCTCGCCGCCTTCAGCGTGTACACCTTCATCGCGCCGGTGCTGGCGGAGACCACGGGCGTGCACGGCACGGCCGTCAGCCTCCTCCTGTTCTGCTACGGCATCGGCGGTGCGATCGGCAACTGGCTCGGCGGCCGCGTCACCGACCGCTGGGGTCCCCGCCGCCCCCTCCTCACGGTCTTCGCCGCCACCACCCTCGTACTCGCCACCCTCCCGCTCGCCTCGACGACCATCGCCGGCGCCGCCGTGATCCTCTTCCTCTGGGGCCTCTGCACCTGGTCGGTCAACCCACCCATCCAGTCCCGCCTGATCGAGCTTTCCCCCCGCCAAACCGGCCTCGTCCTCTCCCTCAACGCCTCCGCCATCTACCTCGGCGTAGGCCTCTCCGGCCTGGTAGGCGGAGCCGTCCTCCACACCGCGGGCCCCCGCCTCCTCCCCGAAGCAGCCGCCCTCCTCACCACCCTCGCCCTCCTCGTAGTCCTCCTCGGCTTCCGCCGCCACCCCACCCCCACCCCGACCCCAGAGCCCGCCCCCGCCTAA
- a CDS encoding MFS transporter, translating into MPIALLALAIAAFGIGTTEFVMMGVLPQAAADFGVSIPSAGYLISGYALGVVVGAPLLTAAAVRLPRKTMLLAMMGLFTLGNVLFAFSPNQEFGVAFRFLAGLPHGAFFGAGAVVASSLVEKGNRAKAVSMMFMGLTLANVVGVPLGTLLGQRVGWRATFLVVSLIGVVAIVAIAKLVPHQGRPENPSLRGELGAFRRPQVWLALAIVTFGLGGVFACLSYIAPMLTDIAGYSPGHVTVLLSLAGVGMTIGNYVGGRLADKRLMPSLYVSLLALAAVLGIFTITAQGKVGAAITIFFVGLAGFMIGPMMQARIMEKAGGTPSLVSAAVQSAFNIANSIGAYLGGLVIAGGLGLVAPNWVGALLAVFGLSIAVVSGGLDKREERQQLALA; encoded by the coding sequence GTGCCCATCGCGCTGCTCGCGCTCGCCATCGCCGCCTTCGGCATCGGCACCACCGAGTTCGTCATGATGGGCGTGCTGCCGCAGGCGGCCGCCGACTTCGGAGTGTCCATCCCCTCGGCGGGCTATCTCATCTCCGGCTACGCGCTCGGCGTCGTGGTCGGCGCTCCGCTGCTCACCGCGGCCGCCGTCCGGCTGCCGCGCAAGACCATGCTCCTGGCCATGATGGGCCTGTTCACCCTGGGCAACGTCCTGTTCGCGTTCTCGCCGAACCAGGAGTTCGGGGTCGCGTTCCGCTTCCTCGCCGGATTGCCGCACGGCGCGTTCTTCGGCGCCGGCGCGGTCGTCGCGTCGAGCCTGGTCGAGAAGGGCAACCGCGCCAAGGCCGTGTCCATGATGTTCATGGGCCTGACGCTGGCCAACGTCGTCGGTGTGCCGCTGGGCACGCTGCTCGGCCAGCGGGTCGGCTGGCGCGCGACGTTCCTGGTGGTCTCGCTGATCGGCGTGGTCGCGATCGTCGCCATCGCCAAGCTCGTCCCGCACCAGGGCCGCCCGGAGAACCCGTCGCTGCGCGGCGAGCTCGGCGCGTTCCGCCGCCCGCAGGTGTGGCTGGCGCTGGCGATCGTCACGTTCGGCCTCGGCGGCGTGTTCGCCTGCCTGTCCTACATCGCGCCGATGCTCACCGACATCGCCGGCTACTCCCCCGGCCACGTGACGGTGCTGCTCTCGCTCGCCGGTGTCGGCATGACCATCGGCAACTACGTCGGCGGCCGCCTCGCCGACAAGCGCCTCATGCCGAGCCTGTACGTCTCGCTGCTCGCGCTGGCCGCGGTGCTCGGGATCTTCACGATCACCGCGCAGGGCAAGGTCGGCGCCGCGATCACGATCTTCTTCGTCGGGCTCGCCGGCTTCATGATCGGCCCGATGATGCAGGCGCGAATCATGGAGAAGGCAGGCGGCACGCCGTCGCTGGTCAGCGCGGCCGTGCAGTCGGCGTTCAACATCGCCAACTCGATCGGCGCCTACCTCGGCGGCCTGGTGATCGCGGGCGGCCTCGGCCTGGTCGCGCCGAACTGGGTCGGCGCGCTGCTGGCGGTCTTCGGACTCAGCATCGCCGTGGTCTCCGGCGGGCTGGACAAGCGCGAAGAGCGCCAGCAGCTCGCGCTCGCCTAG
- a CDS encoding spermidine synthase, whose translation MTKVLDEVNGVCGKLVLRQDGADFEVIANGVFLMDTRNGESERLLVSVAADMVPGKARMLIGGLGVGYSLRAALDHPGVGEIVVVEREHSVIEWNRTGPLREVHRDALADGRVTVVESDLVKWLQRTEERFDALCLDIDNGPQWTVTKGNAALYGDAGLETLAARLRPGGVVAVWSAEADPTFTRRLRSRFSEVRVLKIPVPKGEPDVIWLARR comes from the coding sequence ATGACCAAGGTACTCGACGAGGTGAACGGAGTCTGCGGCAAACTCGTGCTGCGCCAGGATGGCGCCGATTTCGAGGTGATCGCCAACGGTGTCTTCCTGATGGACACCCGCAACGGAGAGTCGGAACGGCTGCTCGTCTCCGTCGCCGCGGACATGGTGCCCGGCAAGGCGCGGATGCTGATCGGCGGCCTCGGTGTCGGCTATTCGCTTCGTGCGGCGCTGGATCATCCCGGGGTCGGCGAGATCGTCGTCGTGGAACGGGAACACTCGGTCATCGAGTGGAACCGCACCGGTCCGCTGCGTGAGGTACACCGCGACGCGCTCGCCGACGGCAGGGTCACCGTCGTCGAGAGCGACCTGGTGAAGTGGTTGCAGCGCACCGAAGAGCGGTTCGACGCCCTGTGCCTCGACATCGACAATGGTCCACAATGGACTGTAACGAAAGGCAACGCGGCGCTCTACGGCGACGCTGGCCTCGAAACGCTCGCCGCCCGGCTGCGCCCTGGCGGTGTCGTCGCGGTGTGGAGCGCCGAGGCCGACCCCACGTTCACCCGCCGTCTCCGCTCCCGCTTCAGTGAGGTGCGAGTCTTGAAAATCCCAGTGCCCAAAGGTGAACCGGACGTCATTTGGCTGGCTCGCCGGTGA
- a CDS encoding TrmH family RNA methyltransferase has protein sequence MSPSIRGRCRAELKASRRQRKHSCWAHLAAAPLWPLHGANLGTLLRTCDAVGACLAVPRHPWVPDALRKGNTLRQPACVHWVGDPLGWLARERAAGSAVVGVELAEGAVRLADLPAARQRTVAVLGHEQSGIPDEAVALLDVAVEIPMVGSGSSLNVAVAGSLVLYKLAGLL, from the coding sequence GTGAGCCCGTCGATCCGGGGCCGCTGTCGCGCGGAACTCAAGGCATCCCGGCGCCAACGGAAGCATTCCTGCTGGGCCCATCTGGCCGCGGCGCCGCTGTGGCCGTTGCACGGCGCCAACCTCGGCACGCTGCTGCGGACCTGCGACGCCGTCGGCGCGTGCCTCGCGGTGCCGCGCCATCCCTGGGTTCCGGACGCGTTGCGCAAGGGAAACACCTTGCGTCAGCCCGCTTGTGTGCATTGGGTCGGTGATCCGCTGGGCTGGCTCGCCCGGGAACGGGCGGCGGGCAGCGCGGTCGTCGGTGTCGAACTCGCCGAGGGGGCGGTGCGGCTCGCCGATCTGCCCGCCGCGCGGCAGCGGACGGTCGCGGTGCTCGGGCATGAACAGTCCGGGATTCCGGACGAGGCCGTCGCGCTGCTGGACGTCGCCGTCGAGATTCCCATGGTGGGTAGCGGCTCGAGCCTCAATGTCGCGGTCGCGGGCAGCTTGGTGCTGTACAAGCTCGCCGGGTTGCTGTGA